Proteins encoded by one window of Vampirovibrionales bacterium:
- a CDS encoding type II secretion system F family protein — translation MPIYTYIAIDPSTSKSIEGKLEALNLRAAKEMIRGQGQIPTKLEEDADHGGMGQLMGRIPLLSSLTNPSLRDTTIFTQQLYTLLDAGIPLIEGLFLLEQQTSNKTMQNSLRKIRTDVISGDSFSAAINRYPAIFNKLYVNMIRAGEVSGNLDEICKRLAILLDKEMAIKGKVKGAMVVPVITALIIFAVTLGLLIWVVPQFASFFSSHGGELPLPTQILMMASNFLVAFWWALIIAGVALFFWFNFFRNSKMGKPLVDQWVLTLPVFGDLLNKSYSSSFVRTLATLQASGVSLTEAIGTGAGTIDNTIVRLTLDKARESILVGGTLARPLEQGGVMPFMVVKMIAIGEETGNLEGMLYKASDLLDREVDEAIDNMTKLIQPAMTVVLGAILLFVLLGLYLPIFDMHKMMGK, via the coding sequence ATGCCCATTTACACCTATATCGCCATTGACCCCAGTACCAGCAAGTCGATTGAAGGCAAGCTGGAGGCGCTGAATCTGCGCGCGGCGAAAGAGATGATTCGCGGTCAAGGCCAGATTCCCACCAAGCTGGAAGAAGACGCCGACCATGGCGGCATGGGGCAGTTAATGGGGAGAATTCCGCTGTTAAGCAGCCTCACCAACCCGAGCCTGCGCGACACGACCATTTTTACGCAGCAGCTCTATACGCTTCTGGATGCGGGCATCCCCCTAATTGAAGGCCTGTTTCTACTGGAACAGCAAACCAGCAACAAGACCATGCAAAACTCACTGCGAAAAATACGGACCGACGTCATCTCGGGAGACTCTTTCAGCGCGGCTATCAACCGGTATCCCGCTATCTTCAATAAGCTCTACGTCAATATGATCCGCGCAGGCGAAGTATCGGGCAACCTCGATGAAATCTGCAAACGTCTGGCGATTCTGCTGGATAAAGAGATGGCGATTAAAGGCAAAGTAAAGGGCGCAATGGTAGTGCCCGTCATCACCGCCCTGATTATCTTCGCCGTCACGCTGGGGTTGCTGATCTGGGTCGTGCCGCAATTCGCCTCGTTCTTCTCCAGCCATGGCGGCGAACTGCCACTGCCCACCCAGATTCTGATGATGGCGAGCAACTTTCTGGTTGCCTTCTGGTGGGCGCTAATTATTGCCGGAGTCGCGCTGTTCTTCTGGTTTAACTTCTTCCGCAACTCCAAAATGGGCAAGCCCTTGGTGGATCAATGGGTGCTGACGTTGCCGGTTTTTGGCGATCTGCTCAACAAGTCTTATAGCAGCTCGTTTGTCAGGACGCTGGCGACCCTACAAGCCTCCGGCGTCTCGTTGACCGAGGCTATCGGCACAGGGGCGGGCACGATTGATAATACCATCGTGCGTTTGACGCTTGACAAGGCCCGAGAAAGCATCCTGGTCGGCGGCACGCTGGCGAGGCCGCTGGAGCAGGGCGGCGTCATGCCCTTTATGGTCGTAAAAATGATCGCCATCGGCGAAGAGACCGGAAACCTTGAAGGCATGCTGTACAAGGCCTCCGACCTACTCGACCGAGAGGTCGACGAAGCCATCGACAACATGACCAAACTAATCCAGCCCGCCATGACGGTCGTCTTAGGGGCGATTCTGCTCTTCGTCCTGCTGGGCCTTTATCTGCCGATCTTCGATATGCACAAGATGATGGGCAAATAA
- a CDS encoding ribbon-helix-helix protein, CopG family: MARVLISMKDEFLKRIDELAEEEQRSRSELIREALRHYIRRRITTGTSAKSEQEAQTLESLLE; the protein is encoded by the coding sequence ATGGCCAGAGTCCTGATTTCCATGAAAGACGAGTTCCTCAAGCGCATTGACGAACTTGCCGAGGAAGAGCAGCGCTCGCGCAGCGAATTGATTCGCGAGGCTTTGCGCCATTACATCCGCCGTCGGATCACGACCGGGACCAGCGCCAAATCCGAGCAGGAAGCCCAAACGCTGGAATCCCTTCTGGAGTAG
- a CDS encoding LysM peptidoglycan-binding domain-containing protein, with protein MTTININGHSQPTGPRQEAPKPASSLDEQLKARFPWSDVHLPATRAEFVSQIFKTQSVNTDEAIKDRFPLYTKETLNLPANREEFVAQIINATPSQHSDALKAGRNPNLPKPSNFKAFKAAADTTETANQAKDSEKSNGATPPTPSLDTKQPAPKSSNKATPRFTQARKEMRAKYGSVVKSIQAERRQFDQHSATAPTKHTIRAGQTAYDIAAANGLTLQDLKAFNPNQNLNRIYVGRTLNLTNSEATKTTSSPSETPNAAKQGSIPASTVPESARASAEDPSVFLSEKAVADLAALPEPTGVPLPTKPADVIHADAKDPAKSADQVAQEASSGTAAGKTIEVIPKTLDPYSQEGKTYLNKRAQADLSETEALVNTPAKQRDGKLSKTELTRLFTKSNEPHPTGLAKNYFRAYDLNRDGFIDGKENAKKFKLEMDPRSVNYQSKLADTQDLTFDGRTVTSTNRLFLDDAVRNAPDKVRAAARKIK; from the coding sequence ATGACGACGATTAATATCAATGGCCATTCACAACCAACGGGTCCTCGCCAAGAAGCGCCGAAGCCAGCAAGTTCGCTTGATGAGCAACTTAAAGCCCGTTTCCCTTGGTCGGATGTTCATCTGCCTGCCACTCGCGCAGAATTCGTCTCTCAGATCTTCAAAACTCAGTCCGTTAATACCGATGAGGCGATCAAAGATCGATTCCCTCTTTATACGAAGGAGACTCTTAATCTGCCTGCAAATCGCGAGGAGTTTGTCGCCCAGATTATCAACGCCACGCCGTCACAACACTCCGATGCTCTTAAAGCTGGCAGAAATCCGAATCTGCCCAAACCGTCTAATTTTAAAGCCTTTAAGGCTGCAGCCGACACCACTGAAACCGCCAATCAAGCGAAAGATAGCGAGAAGAGTAATGGAGCAACGCCGCCTACCCCTTCTCTGGATACCAAACAACCTGCCCCCAAATCGTCGAACAAAGCAACCCCCAGATTTACACAAGCCCGCAAGGAAATGCGCGCCAAATATGGTTCGGTCGTAAAATCCATTCAAGCAGAACGCAGACAATTTGATCAACATTCAGCGACGGCGCCTACCAAGCACACTATTCGGGCAGGCCAAACGGCATATGACATCGCTGCGGCCAACGGCCTCACCTTACAAGATCTCAAAGCATTCAATCCGAATCAAAACCTTAACCGGATTTATGTGGGCAGAACGCTGAATCTTACAAATTCAGAAGCCACGAAGACGACTTCTTCGCCATCAGAAACGCCGAACGCCGCCAAGCAGGGAAGCATCCCCGCTTCCACAGTTCCGGAATCAGCCCGCGCGTCCGCAGAAGATCCTTCAGTATTTCTCTCTGAGAAGGCTGTTGCTGACCTAGCCGCACTCCCAGAGCCCACGGGCGTTCCACTTCCTACAAAACCGGCAGACGTTATCCATGCGGACGCCAAAGATCCGGCAAAAAGCGCCGATCAGGTAGCCCAAGAAGCGTCAAGTGGAACAGCGGCAGGTAAAACTATCGAAGTCATCCCAAAGACGCTCGATCCGTACTCACAGGAGGGTAAAACGTACCTTAACAAACGCGCGCAAGCGGATCTTTCGGAAACGGAAGCATTGGTGAACACGCCAGCAAAGCAACGGGACGGAAAACTCTCTAAAACTGAACTGACCCGGTTATTCACGAAATCAAATGAGCCGCATCCTACCGGGTTGGCCAAAAACTATTTCAGAGCCTATGACCTTAACCGTGACGGGTTTATTGATGGAAAGGAAAATGCGAAGAAATTCAAACTGGAAATGGATCCGCGCTCTGTTAACTACCAGTCCAAACTCGCAGACACACAAGACCTTACGTTCGATGGGCGTACCGTAACCTCTACCAATCGATTGTTTCTTGATGATGCGGTTCGTAACGCTCCTGATAAAGTCCGCGCAGCCGCACGAAAAATCAAATAA
- a CDS encoding adenosylcobalamin-dependent ribonucleoside-diphosphate reductase codes for MTNDAPLTPNALAVLNARYLARDERGDALETPPQLFRRVAQTIAQGEAAHGGSPQAVAALSDAFYALLSELRFLPNSPALMNAARPLGQLSACYVLPVEDQLDAIFETLKHAALIHQSGGGTGFSFSRLRPSGDRVRSTMGVSSGPVSFMAVYNAATDAIKQGGTRRGANMGVLNVDHPDIEAFIACKQDAARLTNFNISVGVTDAFMDAVRQDAPFDLRHPTTGETIKTVAARALFEQITRAAWQNGEPGVLFIDRINADQPTPALGPIEATNPCGEVPLLPYEACNLGSIHLGRMLTRDGQVDWDGLARVTRLATRFLDNVITVNRFPLPQTEAMALANRKIGLGVMGWADLLLARGLPYNSDAAVSLAREVAAWIDFHAKRASMDFARERGAFSHFSQSRYAVAGWLTSRRAASERIRAEDWRALEADIIAHGLRNATVTCIAPTGTISVIAGASGGIEPLFSIAFVRQVLEGARLNESHPLFESIARERGFWRDGLMDAISQTGSIAAMTEIPDDVRRVFVTAHDIAPEWHIRMQSAFQAYTDNAVSKTINFPQEASLEDVAQAYRQAYDTGVLKGLTAYRDKSRAHQPMALTAPPEGDAPGSCSLCD; via the coding sequence ATGACGAACGACGCGCCACTGACGCCGAACGCTCTTGCCGTGCTTAACGCCCGCTATCTGGCGCGCGACGAGCGCGGCGATGCGCTGGAAACGCCGCCCCAACTCTTTCGACGCGTCGCCCAGACAATTGCCCAGGGCGAGGCCGCTCACGGGGGCTCGCCGCAAGCGGTCGCCGCTTTGAGCGACGCGTTTTACGCCCTGCTCTCAGAATTAAGATTCCTGCCCAACAGCCCGGCGCTGATGAACGCCGCCCGCCCGCTCGGCCAACTGTCGGCCTGCTATGTCCTGCCGGTAGAAGACCAGCTCGATGCGATTTTTGAAACCCTGAAACACGCGGCGCTGATTCATCAAAGCGGCGGGGGGACGGGGTTTTCGTTTTCACGCCTGCGGCCAAGCGGCGACCGCGTGCGCTCGACCATGGGCGTCTCGTCGGGACCGGTATCGTTTATGGCCGTTTATAACGCCGCAACAGACGCCATCAAACAAGGCGGGACGCGTCGCGGGGCGAACATGGGCGTCTTAAACGTCGATCATCCGGATATTGAAGCCTTTATCGCCTGTAAGCAGGACGCCGCCCGGCTGACGAACTTTAATATCTCTGTTGGCGTCACCGATGCGTTTATGGACGCTGTTAGGCAGGACGCGCCGTTCGATTTGCGGCATCCCACTACGGGCGAGACGATCAAAACTGTTGCCGCGCGCGCATTATTCGAGCAAATTACCCGCGCCGCCTGGCAGAATGGTGAGCCGGGAGTGCTGTTTATTGACCGCATCAATGCGGATCAGCCAACGCCTGCGCTAGGGCCTATCGAGGCCACCAACCCGTGTGGCGAAGTCCCCTTACTGCCCTATGAGGCCTGCAACTTAGGATCGATTCATCTGGGGCGCATGCTGACGCGCGACGGCCAAGTGGACTGGGACGGACTCGCCCGCGTCACGCGTCTTGCGACGCGGTTTCTGGATAATGTCATTACCGTCAATCGTTTTCCGCTGCCACAGACGGAAGCGATGGCGCTCGCCAACCGCAAGATTGGCTTGGGCGTCATGGGCTGGGCGGATTTACTGCTGGCGCGGGGATTGCCTTATAACAGCGACGCCGCTGTCTCATTAGCGCGAGAAGTCGCCGCGTGGATTGATTTTCATGCCAAGCGCGCCTCCATGGATTTCGCTCGCGAGCGCGGCGCGTTCTCCCATTTTAGTCAGAGCCGTTACGCAGTTGCTGGCTGGCTGACAAGTCGGCGCGCGGCCAGCGAACGCATTCGCGCGGAAGACTGGCGAGCGCTGGAAGCGGACATCATCGCCCACGGTCTGCGCAACGCGACCGTCACGTGTATCGCCCCCACCGGGACCATCAGCGTGATTGCGGGCGCATCGGGCGGCATTGAGCCGTTGTTTTCGATTGCCTTTGTCCGTCAGGTTCTGGAAGGCGCCCGTCTGAACGAATCGCATCCACTGTTCGAGAGCATCGCCCGCGAACGCGGCTTCTGGCGAGATGGTCTTATGGACGCCATTTCGCAGACAGGTTCTATCGCTGCCATGACAGAGATACCCGACGACGTGCGCCGCGTATTTGTGACAGCCCACGACATTGCCCCTGAGTGGCATATCCGTATGCAATCGGCATTTCAGGCCTATACGGATAACGCTGTTTCTAAAACCATTAATTTTCCGCAGGAGGCTTCTCTCGAAGACGTTGCACAGGCCTACCGCCAGGCGTATGACACAGGCGTTCTTAAAGGGCTGACGGCCTATCGAGACAAAAGCCGCGCCCACCAGCCCATGGCCTTGACCGCGCCGCCGGAAGGGGATGCGCCGGGGAGTTGTTCTCTCTGCGATTAA
- a CDS encoding glycosyltransferase family 2 protein, translating into MTERLYNPLVTFLAPCYNYGRYLETCVASMLTQTYRRFEVLILDDCSTDNTRQVSLDLACRDTRVRYYRQKANVGHLANYNSGLDQASGQLIWLISADDCLASPTALADLVAPFAEYDDIAYAFCRAQIMDEKGRPQEQTLPRHDAAGLPATPQPINGQDFFIQLIQGNGVASPAVIARKSCYERYGKFHPALTHSGDWYNWLAFALRGHVFFDPAAKVYYRKHASNMHRTYDVPAHARDNTLLCYEEIEKLLVSEAMPGRLRWAARLAKIRYRRRQGLPLTAAESALRVSAKILEPFF; encoded by the coding sequence ATGACTGAACGCCTTTATAATCCCTTGGTGACGTTTCTTGCGCCGTGTTACAACTATGGCCGCTATCTGGAGACGTGCGTTGCGTCGATGCTGACGCAGACCTACCGCCGCTTCGAGGTGCTGATTCTCGACGACTGCTCGACGGATAATACCCGGCAAGTGTCACTGGACTTGGCGTGTCGCGATACGCGCGTGCGATATTACCGACAAAAGGCCAATGTCGGGCATCTGGCCAACTACAATAGCGGATTGGATCAGGCGTCCGGTCAGCTTATCTGGCTGATTTCCGCCGATGATTGTCTGGCTTCGCCCACGGCGCTAGCGGATCTGGTAGCGCCGTTCGCCGAATACGACGACATCGCCTACGCCTTCTGCCGGGCGCAAATTATGGACGAGAAGGGCCGTCCCCAAGAGCAGACCTTGCCCCGTCACGATGCAGCGGGGTTGCCTGCGACGCCACAGCCCATTAACGGACAAGACTTTTTTATCCAGTTGATTCAGGGAAATGGCGTCGCGTCGCCGGCTGTGATTGCCCGGAAATCTTGTTATGAGCGCTACGGCAAGTTCCATCCGGCGTTGACGCATAGCGGGGATTGGTATAACTGGCTGGCTTTCGCGTTGCGAGGCCATGTGTTTTTCGATCCGGCGGCCAAGGTGTATTACCGCAAACATGCTAGTAATATGCACCGCACATACGACGTGCCCGCCCACGCGAGAGATAATACGCTTCTGTGTTACGAAGAAATTGAAAAATTATTGGTCTCAGAGGCCATGCCGGGTCGCTTGCGCTGGGCTGCGCGACTGGCAAAAATCCGCTATCGGCGTCGGCAAGGATTGCCGTTGACCGCAGCCGAAAGTGCGCTGCGCGTCTCCGCGAAGATTCTAGAGCCGTTCTTCTAG
- a CDS encoding MerR family transcriptional regulator, with the protein MSTASQSSVNSPDVFMAPHALHAAAAPDRAHTAGEELFTIGELAKLCDVTVRTLRYYEEMDLIAPVGRTSGKYRLYDARSIKRLQAIQTFQSLNYSLEQILVILGPYSRIETLEKGERIQNTRRNVAAQKAMVEAKLTALQEIRSELDHRLKVLSAQCDPCCAEKADTCHEGCELQPIHWS; encoded by the coding sequence ATGAGTACGGCCAGCCAATCCAGCGTCAATTCGCCAGATGTTTTTATGGCCCCGCATGCCTTGCACGCAGCCGCTGCGCCGGATCGCGCCCATACCGCCGGTGAAGAGCTTTTTACTATTGGCGAATTGGCCAAGTTGTGTGACGTGACGGTGCGTACGCTGCGCTATTACGAAGAAATGGATCTCATTGCTCCAGTCGGCCGCACCTCGGGGAAGTACAGGCTTTATGACGCGCGCTCGATTAAGCGGCTTCAGGCGATTCAGACTTTCCAAAGCCTCAATTATTCGCTTGAACAGATTCTGGTGATTCTAGGTCCGTATTCGCGGATTGAAACCCTTGAAAAAGGCGAACGCATTCAGAATACGCGGCGCAACGTGGCCGCCCAAAAGGCAATGGTCGAGGCCAAGCTGACGGCGCTGCAAGAAATTCGCAGCGAACTGGATCATCGCCTTAAAGTGCTGTCCGCCCAGTGCGATCCGTGCTGCGCTGAAAAAGCAGACACGTGCCATGAAGGATGTGAGCTTCAGCCCATCCATTGGAGTTAA
- the sufB gene encoding Fe-S cluster assembly protein SufB — protein sequence MSTMDILTDQAYQYGFTTDIEADIFPKGLNESVIRGISAKKNEPAFMLDFRLKAFAAWQKMTPPQWGEVAYPPIDFQDISYYSAPKQTPQKKESLDEIDPELLRTFEKLGIPLSEQKKLTGVPVAVDAVFDSVSVATTFKRDLAKHGVIFCSISEAVQEHPDLIRQYLGSVVPHTDNYYAALNAAVFTDGSFVFVPKNTRCPMELSTYFRINTAESGQFERTLIICEEGASVSYLEGCTAPQFSRNQLHAAVVELVALSDADIKYSTVQNWYAGDPKTGEGGIYNFVTKRGKCAGERARISWTQVETGSAITWKYPSCILAGDDSVGEFYSIALTNHFQQADTGTKMIHLGANTRSRIISKGISAGRSRNSYRGAVVVKKNAHNARNYTQCDSMLIGALCSANTFPLIEAAAPTAHIEHEASTSKISEEQLFYFQQRGIGAEEAVSAIINGFCRDVFNELPGEFAEEARRLLGLKLENSVG from the coding sequence ATGAGTACGATGGATATCCTGACCGACCAGGCCTATCAATACGGTTTTACCACCGACATTGAGGCGGATATTTTCCCTAAGGGGCTGAACGAATCCGTTATTCGCGGCATCTCCGCCAAGAAGAACGAACCCGCCTTTATGCTGGATTTTAGACTGAAGGCGTTTGCCGCCTGGCAAAAAATGACGCCGCCGCAATGGGGAGAAGTGGCCTATCCTCCTATTGATTTTCAGGATATCAGTTATTATTCGGCCCCCAAACAGACGCCGCAAAAAAAGGAATCCCTCGACGAGATTGACCCGGAATTGCTGCGCACGTTTGAAAAGCTAGGCATTCCCCTGTCAGAGCAAAAAAAGTTGACTGGCGTACCGGTGGCCGTGGACGCGGTGTTTGACAGCGTGTCGGTTGCCACCACGTTTAAGCGCGATCTCGCCAAACATGGCGTAATTTTTTGCTCTATTTCTGAAGCCGTCCAGGAGCATCCGGATTTAATCCGTCAATATCTGGGCTCTGTGGTCCCCCATACGGACAATTATTACGCGGCGCTCAATGCTGCGGTTTTTACAGACGGATCGTTTGTCTTCGTTCCAAAAAACACGCGCTGTCCGATGGAACTTTCTACGTATTTTCGGATTAATACCGCCGAAAGCGGTCAATTCGAACGCACGCTGATTATCTGCGAAGAGGGCGCCAGCGTCAGTTATCTGGAAGGTTGTACCGCGCCGCAATTTTCGCGCAACCAGCTTCATGCCGCCGTGGTCGAACTTGTCGCGTTGAGCGACGCCGATATCAAATATTCGACCGTTCAAAACTGGTATGCTGGCGACCCCAAAACAGGCGAAGGCGGTATTTATAACTTTGTCACCAAACGCGGTAAATGCGCTGGCGAGCGTGCGCGCATCTCGTGGACGCAGGTAGAAACAGGTTCGGCCATTACCTGGAAATATCCGAGTTGCATTCTGGCGGGCGACGACTCTGTGGGCGAGTTTTATTCCATTGCGCTCACCAATCACTTCCAACAGGCAGACACGGGAACCAAGATGATTCATCTGGGCGCCAACACGCGCAGCCGAATCATCTCCAAGGGAATTTCTGCCGGGCGCTCGCGCAATAGCTATCGCGGCGCTGTGGTGGTTAAAAAGAATGCCCACAACGCTCGCAACTACACGCAATGCGACTCCATGCTGATTGGCGCCCTGTGCTCGGCCAATACGTTTCCGCTGATTGAGGCGGCCGCGCCTACGGCGCACATCGAACATGAGGCGTCCACATCCAAAATCAGCGAAGAGCAGCTTTTTTATTTCCAACAACGCGGCATCGGCGCAGAAGAAGCCGTCAGCGCTATTATTAATGGTTTTTGTCGAGACGTCTTTAACGAATTGCCCGGCGAGTTCGCCGAAGAAGCCCGCCGACTGCTCGGCCTCAAGCTGGAAAACTCGGTGGGTTAA
- the sufC gene encoding Fe-S cluster assembly ATPase SufC codes for MIEIRDLHASINDAPILKGVNLTVKKGEIHAIMGPNGSGKSTLAKVIVGHPAFSITQGAILFNGEDVSQWTPDERARRGIFLAFQYPVEIPGVNNASFLRLAVNAKRAHHGEDPLDEVAFSAFLQDKAKLVEMDEEFLNRAVNAGFSGGEKKRNEILQMAALDPMLGLLDETDSGLDIDALRIVANGVNRLMTPDKALILVTHYQRLLDYIRPDYVHVLADGRIIKSGRKELALELEDRGYDWLLEKSHEAVA; via the coding sequence GTGATTGAAATTCGCGACCTGCACGCCAGCATCAACGACGCCCCTATTCTAAAAGGCGTCAACCTCACCGTTAAAAAGGGCGAAATCCATGCCATTATGGGCCCTAACGGCTCGGGTAAAAGCACGCTGGCCAAAGTTATCGTAGGGCATCCAGCCTTTAGCATCACGCAGGGAGCAATTCTGTTCAATGGTGAAGACGTCTCGCAATGGACGCCCGACGAGCGCGCACGGCGCGGGATTTTTCTGGCGTTTCAGTATCCGGTAGAAATACCCGGCGTCAATAATGCCAGCTTCCTAAGACTGGCTGTTAATGCCAAACGCGCCCATCACGGAGAAGACCCTCTCGATGAAGTCGCATTTTCCGCCTTTTTACAGGACAAAGCCAAACTGGTGGAAATGGACGAAGAGTTTCTTAATCGCGCCGTTAACGCCGGATTTTCAGGCGGCGAAAAAAAGCGCAACGAAATTCTGCAAATGGCGGCGCTGGATCCCATGCTCGGACTACTTGATGAAACCGATTCCGGGCTGGATATCGATGCGCTGCGCATTGTCGCCAATGGGGTCAACCGCCTGATGACGCCGGACAAGGCGCTGATTCTGGTCACGCACTACCAGCGGCTGCTCGATTATATTCGCCCGGATTACGTCCACGTGCTGGCAGACGGCCGTATTATCAAATCAGGTCGCAAGGAACTGGCTCTGGAGCTGGAAGATCGCGGATACGACTGGCTATTAGAGAAATCGCATGAGGCGGTCGCATGA
- a CDS encoding SufD family Fe-S cluster assembly protein → MSAQAFEGLEPTALTWLLRPSDALSEETSTEKGCTGEIVEPAWLTERRQQAQARFSEVGAPSRRDDAWKYVDLRTLQQTSFTPARALSVENEARAFDQLTSAGHLLPEAAPLRLAFVNGAFCPRLSSSQADIDEAAPGLVLTTLQAFLRAPEQWPDAINKDLPQSFLAGVSQEDDAFALLNAIHSRDAALVILPEGVTLARPLQLLFSQSGSAEHPQLSAQRAFVSMGARSQATILVQTVGEDATPYWANTGLDCLCAEESRLNLVIAQVDGENGAGFLATRARLDQKAHLSLTCATFGGHIARHALTVRLTGENAHLALHGLNTLRGQTQSHQRAVVIHETPNASSAQTFKGILDEQSRADFDGIIVVSRDAVGTDATQLNKNLLLSEEAVAYARPQLRIDADDVKCAHGATVGQLEPDELFYLTSRGLPSAVAQCLLTFGFAEDIAQSVADPAIRQYLERLILRNLDHQNSPLSCFTECEICPASQSAHGC, encoded by the coding sequence ATGAGCGCGCAAGCCTTCGAGGGCCTGGAGCCCACCGCGCTCACCTGGCTGCTGCGACCGTCTGACGCCTTGAGCGAGGAAACGTCGACAGAGAAGGGCTGTACGGGCGAAATCGTCGAACCGGCCTGGCTGACAGAGCGACGTCAACAGGCTCAAGCGCGTTTTTCAGAAGTGGGCGCGCCGTCTCGTCGTGATGACGCCTGGAAATACGTGGATTTGCGGACCCTTCAGCAAACATCTTTTACGCCTGCGCGCGCTTTATCCGTGGAAAACGAAGCCCGGGCATTCGACCAGCTCACTTCAGCTGGTCATCTCTTGCCAGAAGCCGCTCCTCTTCGACTGGCCTTCGTCAATGGCGCGTTCTGCCCCCGCCTTTCCTCTTCTCAAGCGGACATAGACGAAGCCGCGCCCGGCCTCGTTCTGACAACGTTACAGGCGTTTTTGCGCGCCCCTGAGCAATGGCCTGATGCGATCAATAAGGATCTGCCGCAATCGTTTCTTGCCGGAGTCTCGCAGGAAGATGATGCTTTCGCCTTGCTGAACGCCATTCACAGCCGTGACGCTGCGCTGGTGATTCTGCCTGAAGGCGTAACGCTCGCCCGTCCTCTGCAATTGTTGTTTAGCCAATCGGGCTCTGCTGAGCATCCGCAATTAAGCGCTCAGCGGGCTTTTGTATCAATGGGCGCACGGTCGCAGGCGACGATTTTAGTACAAACGGTCGGCGAGGATGCAACGCCTTACTGGGCCAATACGGGACTCGATTGTCTTTGCGCCGAAGAGAGTCGACTGAATCTGGTGATTGCCCAGGTTGATGGCGAAAACGGCGCTGGATTTCTGGCGACGCGCGCCCGTCTGGATCAGAAGGCGCATCTGTCTCTTACGTGCGCCACATTTGGCGGCCATATTGCCCGACATGCGCTTACGGTTCGGCTGACGGGCGAAAACGCCCACCTGGCGTTACACGGCTTGAATACCCTGCGAGGGCAGACCCAATCGCATCAGCGCGCGGTGGTGATTCATGAAACGCCCAACGCTTCCAGCGCGCAAACGTTTAAAGGTATTCTCGACGAGCAGTCTCGGGCCGATTTTGACGGCATAATTGTCGTCAGCCGCGATGCCGTTGGAACGGACGCCACCCAACTGAATAAAAACCTGCTTTTGAGCGAAGAGGCTGTCGCCTATGCCCGCCCGCAACTACGTATCGACGCCGATGACGTCAAGTGTGCGCATGGGGCAACCGTTGGGCAGCTAGAGCCCGATGAGCTGTTTTACCTGACCAGCCGGGGCTTGCCATCTGCTGTGGCGCAGTGCCTGCTGACTTTCGGCTTCGCCGAGGATATCGCGCAAAGCGTCGCCGATCCCGCCATTCGGCAATATCTGGAACGCTTGATTCTGCGTAATCTCGACCACCAAAACAGTCCTTTGAGCTGCTTTACCGAGTGCGAGATTTGTCCCGCCTCTCAATCGGCTCACGGATGCTAA